CAAGTACCGCATTTACAAATTTATAAGAATCATCGGTACCGAAATCTTTGGCCAAATTTATAGCCTCATCTATTACAATGGGCGGAGGGGTATCTTTTTGATATATAAGAGAATAGACACTCAATCTTAAAATCGCCTTATCAACCGAATTAAGCCGATCTATAACCCAGTTATCCAGATTTTCCTGAATTACCTTGTCTATTTCGGTTATATTTTCGATTGTACCCAAGACCATCATCTTAGGAAAGAGATAATCGGCTTCAAGCTCGGATTCTAATTTCTCGGTTTGCTGCCAAGGAAATGTCAATAAATCGTCAAGGACGGCTCCTCCAACATCCCAAGCAACAAGGGCTTGAAAAGCGAGAATCCGTCCTCTGCGTCTTCCTACACTCATTTAAAATCTATCGATTACCACTTAAAAAGTTTATCAAGTTCCGCATCGGTTTTTAATATCTTGCAATTATCATCGGTGCGTAAATTTTCATATGTAGTTTGAATGATAGATTGAACGGCATTTAGTGCA
The DNA window shown above is from Treponema denticola and carries:
- the nusB gene encoding transcription antitermination factor NusB, with translation MSVGRRRGRILAFQALVAWDVGGAVLDDLLTFPWQQTEKLESELEADYLFPKMMVLGTIENITEIDKVIQENLDNWVIDRLNSVDKAILRLSVYSLIYQKDTPPPIVIDEAINLAKDFGTDDSYKFVNAVLDSIKNKS